The proteins below are encoded in one region of Phaeodactylum tricornutum CCAP 1055/1 chromosome 3, complete sequence:
- a CDS encoding predicted protein, translating to MVTLTSVTTGSTQKFCHESSTFSIWSRRSFWLGILSLLVVLLKETSDSGDEVLSSLTAHKIPPLSQDSEYFPSRCIDPDDRSEMPTLPFESKNSGRPCQCQDPTQAAQREATIWDKHHETLVQITGQNGSVLALSSPDVVFLGDSITERMMGTGHMGTREYPASKAVFDRHFNKEDGTLVSLRGLALGSSGDTSPELLWHLENGLIPPTLRPKVWVLLVGTNDLGRAGCSKRTALAGILNAAHHLNAQQPETPLVIHGLLPRSQDKSSSKLGRYWVQIQWINSELKRIVARQPNWHYIDSQHIFLQDEFDINAKLLPDGLHPNAEGYDLWLPLIAHQVSEIILRRDPS from the coding sequence ATGGTTACCCTGACCTCCGTAACTACTGGGTCGACGCAAAAATTTTGCCATGAGAGTTCCACGTTCTCAATATGGTCGAGAAGGTCTTTTTGGTTGGGAATTTTGTCGCTGCTTGTTGTGTTATTGAAGGAGACGTCAGACTCCGGGGACGAAgtgttgtcgtcgttgactGCGCATAAAATTCCGCCACTGTCTCAGGATTCTGAGTATTTTCCGAGTCGCTGCATAGATCCGGATGATCGTTCCGAGATGCCAACGTTGCCTTTTGAATCAAAGAATTCCGGGCGTCCTTGTCAGTGCCAAGATCCGACGCAGGCCGCCCAGCGAGAAGCGACCATTTGGGACAAGCATCACGAAACGCTCGTGCAGATAACGGGACAGAACGGTAGTGTGCTAGCCTTGTCTTCGCCTGATGTCGTGTTTCTTGGAGACTCTATTACCGAACGAATGATGGGGACCGGCCATATGGGAACCCGCGAATACCCAGCGTCCAAGGCCGTTTTCGATCGGCACTTCAACAAGGAGGACGGTACACTTGTGTCTCTGCGCGGACTTGCTTTGGGATCTTCAGGTGACACTAGTCCCGAACTTTTATGGCATTTGGAAAATGGTCTTATCCCGCCGACATTACGACCGAAAGTCTGGGTACTGTTAGTAGGAACGAACGATCTGGGTCGAGCAGGCTGCTCGAAGCGCACTGCCTTGGCAGGTATCTTGAATGCCGCACATCATTTGAACGCACAACAACCGGAGACGCCTCTGGTTATTCATGGACTCTTACCTCGTTCACAGGATAAGAGCTCGAGCAAACTGGGTCGGTATTGGGTCCAGATTCAATGGATCAATAGCGAGTTGAAACGGATCGTGGCCAGACAGCCGAATTGGCATTACATAGATTCACAGCACATATTCTTACAAGACGAGTTCGATATTAATGCGAAGCTATTACCGGATGGTTTGCATCCCAATGCGGAGGGCTATGATTTATGGCTGCCGTTAATTGCGCATCAAGTTTCGGAAATTATACTCCGCAGGGACCCTTCATAG
- a CDS encoding predicted protein → MWLAVDQSFPSFEALQAAWFAHNQVLQKQYKILEKKLTKCFRVNCISAPSKGWKGTQSICQCHLSATPIKGDDGFLTGVWKIKSFNGVHTCTEADSKRKRNYKSSVLKSVSAPLTGLVLNQTTVTMAPNQVFPSFNALQSAWFAHNQVLQKQYKILEKKLAKCFRVNCVSAPSSRWKGKPSVCQCHLSARPIKGDGGVLTGQWLVRSFNGIHTCSDESKRKRNYKTSVLESVSFFHKGETILPKKKRKVKGSGENTNSKA, encoded by the coding sequence ATGTGGTTGGCCGTCGATCAAAGCTTTCCTTCCTTCGAGGCGCTCCAAGCTGCTTGGTTTGCACACAACCAGGTTCTCCAGAAACAGTacaaaattttggaaaagaagttGACCAAGTGTTTTAGGGTCAACTGTATTTCGGCCCCGTCCAAGGGTTGGAAAGGGACTCAATCCATCTGCCAGTGTCACCTTAGTGCGACCCCAATCAAAGGAGATGATGGCTTTCTTACCGGAGTTTGGAAAATCAAATCTTTCAATGGCGTCCACACGTGCACGGAAGCCgattcgaaacgaaaacgcAATTACAAGTCCTCCGTTCTGAAGAGTGTCTCTGCCCCCTTAACTGGGCTGGTACTGAACCAAACAACTGTCACGATGGCTCCCAATCAAGTCTTTCCTTCATTTAATGCTCTCCAAAGTGCTTGGTTTGCACACAACCAGGTACTGCAGAAGCAGTATAAAATCTTGGAAAAAAAACTAGCCAAGTGCTTTCGTGTCAACTGTGTTTCGGCCCCGTCGTCAAGGTGGAAAGGAAAACCATCCGTTTGCCAGTGCCATCTCAGTGCGAGGCCTATCAAAGGCGACGGTGGTGTCCTTACGGGACAGTGGCTAGTGAGGTCCTTCAATGGTATACATACATGCTCTGATGAATCGAAGCGAAAGCGGAATTATAAAACGTCCGTTTTGGAAAGCGTCTCGTTCTTTCACAAGGGCGAAACGATCCttcccaaaaagaaacgcaaagtCAAGGGTTCGGGGGAGAACACTAACAGCAAAGCATAA
- a CDS encoding predicted protein, which yields MSNEQRSVPPRAVRRPRGGRPRGTLSSPVRTQNTNADSTSVWNGCIPQIYAVPTTESYGDESLLIQPPTAQSSTKSRLPLATRSSPDHASPLLRRVNDSPNHANGIVGSMTQGSRPALHETSSSSAVRPLTSINQDLPSRRRPRSASYKAKIGAFQNPVDFSTVTVKVVSLTQRAAFETRPLLSVQAWQDWADEQSRIRQTNVAKRMSPSKQHLKLLHVMQSQRLTRQVHFSPSTSRDADFFVSSDPKLAATLSTRLQNVSDGRYRSIHPVKAAVAALPATVPVLSNRKTRLPTRADVGFPNALPDDIAQKHGEIQDETAWESSSPRLVVLVTSDDLGMSVAAELPSTTNHCAEHLRWNGGGLAQMPLAGKELIEAMERNASHFGRPRTNLHRFLEPNPYSMMAPPLDASYSRSQGWRPRPFHDRPPGRQYCLSCPLGIVLDTVSTPSGMEALVGSLALYSLPSGNFASQGEAMGKMTEEFWFPAGNWQGKVDLDATRYRDFSINPDLLDLWMKRKHKAIFSYDPLDLPTNSLDTLYVVLQVYKLAHSDTLASCLKTKKASLTHKSDRAVNDTAKKAEAREDRMYQQFGTQLLSPLCFGVAKFLVNGTCPVSLETWPQGQTTETSLFSYPPVPESQDEFVERLTKIVQRNARDREFHSAARASSGGTSAFNQSVQSPERKRSVAGRIFKSPRKLPRSKSVPDSKVSARCLFSEQVIGRAKVFSSILPVDFLHAMLQSPESEAFTGTSCDSPKLLVDVSGDFAVVLDTNLPVNIIAPAKGDAKKRSDLLRLPASDTPAGYVSSSEFREVLYLPPRPPKFYDVDSLLSSGSALNLMFLYPRLLRYAAGGHINKLGNFTIRIRLVQTAVTADKDLIPVKAHPIALPLFHSPTPWAGPSLVSAVYTKLRGDLSMDDKSQADIAAGLQLNDEIKLRLPDVLDGSFSLEFGLFSVNLLSDATEYFKLLAISTVPLTSSSNLESVTSSRITTIIPNGNHRLKLGDFQLQIETRLVSSVHVGDPSVAAVLKYFPTASESHSGTQSKLELSSEVKKALSVDSTDFDDSCWYLLSTASPSTVVAHFRILLHIHLCNLVNSKSKGSTKTSQFLVNIMQSLFEIIRKVKRKFESESDCTLQRKTDIFLKNYLDSFDEAFLSPVSSPRSDRFPERSNVTSEQIPVHFQNDPNASEDEMGDKETEQQTADVAIRKTKPTLFQTQDHARVSRIIESLGRSGVPFSRVAYGASKTDRMRIQAELHCDLVNLFDDDDTIATIQTFRGANRSNSPHTSETVVSLKESSKSGNMTDDNSIVRSSSSPLRPRKGETFHVDQSDFAKRVKSVAQVILAPCVGPSLANAFKTGAPKWAKNETAHKSKKVEAFKHETQGWRSPGTDDESEGTSGITVQLGPELAVFRGQPDGPIFVFSLQNHESQKIPVTSGDYLYESIIVLWLCAWLEFVDGRLVTSLETANFASRRFRTVPVPVFDSSASPKATVLSFFAHMGFLLPLCLKSLILRYSIEVSSMYPASTRAIVDQSHMVVLEPFIEMLVRGLLGKALHKFGSPTERASTLLHAMASADEILDFLVGLLSIIHPEHMRLLLTTYFKTLRDCETEQLVDGSTEVRFEWTEEFIHRVHCSRQLRLHAVEKLATLPSFLSLNFPLNCVDYHHQRHGGKMSWVDQHKGFSDGELTSKKANDIIRLPESGWLASIVINEGLAVCSVSCESVVVEAMAHEEVSQHKTSQIQLLANSTLFTRPGAAFKRKDFLVFQSIAIHAIICVYELIIRRHSMDRRFQTDSHRERIAAVLASPILERSVASSRWLARMGATHKIRTTWLLCFVYILQEAPESLLRVFVRQACDPKDLRIHRFIRLLRLCSSTFQSCIDIPKHSAFPSHIGRGMAPWLLQESFNTICASIIIVVEEGASLFAPHERRNIIEGILDVLLHVLATPQSSVTHLRAVGGALQTLDLFGADMFVETAGNNLQHWIRVILNLMNSSSLSVRSIAVDFMVSLLGGTFDCFGNVDDICLIFVSVLPEVCAREIALCSVSNLIVNAEDIARALWPLRRSIGDLEDTSPKDDCRIDPQLAPILSGFCRACQAIVDGVLIEMRLKGRDLQVLGAGVVQVPHLSTVFDADEESLFEAANFFVSETAPVQRMRWLLTLRSLQVSKGLWTEAAESLILCARTISDSLPHLKSVWRPSRFVFWSDSRRSLWLDTIGEDSGIPDEGNSQVMDFADGFLEPDDVFGGHRKPSSGKLQQPTVSNMCNVLIRIVKESVDLYMKEGGIEELAYSQLESLLRAVMNILEVHKVRNGIRKFDPSARKGHADYDVVLRKVVLNIRADLKILVESIHRAVQKSPSAPVANISSTAPTQGASNKESRKALLYVFMRLYGKKPPRFQESTTIPTFLEWDIPCVCRIPKGVTDKVSDEERKEASKKLSLLFADVYIAHLRKECGPHKFALCTEPGDSTAARDDDTTYLCIFPVDASANPEFTGQHGIPTKRFLYQNGPNINSSWMELTVAHSFPCPVSRQRAVLSTELYAM from the exons ATGTCGAATGAACAGCGATCCGTGCCGCCTCGAGCCGTACGGCGGCCCCGTGGCGGAAGACCCAGAGGGACTTTGTCATCTCCAGTGCGGACGCAGAACACCAACGCTGATTCTACTTCCGTCTGGAATGGATGCATTCCTCAAATATATGCTGTACCGACGACAGAATCCTACGGGGACGAGTCGCTCCTGATACAACCTCCCACTGCTCAATCATCAACGAAGTCCCGACTTCCATTGGCGACACGGTCGTCGCCCGACCACGCCTCGCCACTTTTGCGTCGCGTGAACGATTCTCCAAACCACGCCAACGGGATTGTTGGTAGCATGACACAAGGAAGCCGCCCAGCTTTGCACGAAACCTCCTCCAGCAGTGCAGTACGGCCGTTGACATCCATCAATCAAGACCTTCCAAGTCGTCGCCGACCCCGCAGCGCCTCTTACAAAGCGAAAATCGGCGCCTTCCAAAATCCTGTAGATTTTTCCACAGTTACGGTGAAAGTAGTTTCATTGACGCAGCGAGCTGCCTTCGAGACGAGGCCCTTGTTGTCGGTGCAAGCATGGCAAGACTGGGCCGACGAGCAGTCAAGAATACGCCAAACCAATGTTGCAAAACGCATGTCGCCATCGAAACAACACTTGAAATTGCTACATGTTATGCAATCACAACGACTTACTCGGCAAGTTCACTTTTCCCCTAGTACATCGCGTGATGCAGATTTTTTTGTGTCCAGTGATCCCAAGCTCGCGGCTACCTTGTCCACACGTTTGCAAAACGTGTCCGACGGCCGTTACCGTTCTATTCATCCTGTCAAGGCTGCAGTTGCGGCTTTGCCAGCTACGGTACCTGTCTTGTCCAATAGAAAGACGCGGCTACCAACCCGCGCCGACGTGGGCTTTCCGAACGCTCTACCAGACGACATTGCACAGAAACACGGAGAGATTCAGGACGAAACGGCATGGGAAAGTTCCAGTCCCAGGTTGGTAGTATTGGTCACTAGCGACGATTTGGGGATGTCGGTTGCAGCGGAAttgccgtcgacgacgaatcaTTGCGCAGAGCATCTACGTTGGAATGGAGGTGGATTGGCACAGATGCCTTTGGCGGGGAAGGAGTTAATCGAAGCAATGGAAAGGAACGCGTCACATTTTGGACGACCGAGAACGAATCTGCACCGCTTCTTGGAGCCCAATCCATACAGCATGATGGCACCGCCACTGGATGCAAGCTACAGTAGAAGTCAAGGTTGGCGACCTCGGCCTTTTCACGACAGACCGCCAGGGCGACAATATTGTTTGAGCTGTCCTTTGGGAATTGTTTTGGATACTGTTTCGACTCCTTCCGGAATGGAGGCGTTAGTGGGTAGCCTCGCGCTATATTCACTACCATCGGGCAATTTTGCTAGCCAAGGGGAGGCCATGGGGAAAATGACCGAGGAATTCTGGTTTCCAGCGGGAAACTGGCAAGGCAAGGTGGATTTGGACGCGACTCGCTACAGAGACTTCTCAATCAACCCGGACTTGCTTGACTTGTGGATGAAGCGCAAACACAAAGCTATCTTCTCGTATGATCCTTTGGATTTACCGACAAATTCTTTGGACACATTGTACGTGGTGTTGCAAGTATACAAACTAGCACATTCGGACACTCTAGCTTCCTGCTTAAAAACGAAGAAGGCCTCGCTGACCCATAAGTCTGATCGAGCAGTGAATGACACTGCGAAGAAAGCCGAAGCAAGGGAGGACCGAATGTATCAACAATTTGGTACGCAGCTATTGTCACCTCTGTGCTTTGGTGTAGCAAAGTTCTTGGTCAATGGCACGTGTCCCGTGAGTTTGGAAACTTGGCCGCAAGGCCAAACTACAGAGACTTCCTTATTTTCATACCCTCCAGTGCCAGAGTCACAGGATGAGTTTGTTGAAAGACTGACAAAAATTGTTCAACGCAATGCCAGAGATAGAGAGTTTCACTCTGCAGCTCGCGCTTCCTCAGGCGGTACGTCGGCCTTCAATCAAAGCGTGCAGTCTCCAGAAAGGAAGCGCAGCGTTGCTGGCCGTATTTTCAAATCGCCCAGAAAACTGCCACGTTCTAAATCTGTCCCAGACTCAAAAGTCTCTGCAAGATGCCTATTCTCTGAGCAGGTTATTGGTCGTGCAAAAGTATTCTCCTCGATCCTGCCAGTGGATTTTCTGCACGCTATGCTTCAAAGCCCTGAAAGTGAAGCCTTTACTGGAACCAGCTGCGACTCGCCGAAACTCCTCGTGGATGTTTCAGGCGACTTTGCCGTCGTACTCGATACAAACTTGCCTGTAAATATAATTGCTCCGGCAAAGGGTGACGCCAAAAAGCGTTCAGATTTGCTCAGGTTGCCTGCTTCAGACACACCTGCTGGCTATGTCTCGTCTTCGGAGTTCCGAGAGGTTCTTTATTTACCACCTAGACCTCCAAAATTCTATGACGTCGATTCGCTCCTGTCATCTGGATCGGCTTTGAACTTGATGTTCCTCTACCCTCGGCTATTGCGATACGCTGCAGGCGGACATATAAATAAACTCGGGAATTTCACCATCCGAATACGGTTGGTGCAGACCGCAGTGACTGCCGATAAGGATCTAATCCCAGTTAAGGCACACCCAATCGCGCTACCTTTGTTCCACTCACCAACTCCGTGGGCTGGACCCAGCCTTGTTAGTGCTGTTTACACAAAGCTTCGAGGGGATCTGTCCATGGACGACAAAAGTCAAGCCGATATAGCAGCTGGTCTTCAGCTGAACGATGAGATCAAGCTGCGTCTCCCTGATGTTCTCGACGGATCCTTCTCCCTTGAGTTTGGCCTGTTTTCTGTGAATTTATTGAGCGATGCGACAGAATATTTCAAGCTGCTTGCAATCTCCACCGTCCCTCTGACTAGCTCGTCGAATCTTGAGTCAGTCACTTCTTCTCGCATTACAACCATAATTCCTAATGGAAATCACCGATTGAAGCTAGGTGATTTTCAGCTTCAGATTGAGACTCGCCTCGTAAGCTCCGTTCATGTCGGTGATCCATCCGTTGCCGCTGTGCTGAAGTACTTTCCCACCGCAAGTGAAAGCCATAGTGGAACCCAGTCAAAATTGGAACTCAGCTCTGAAGTCAAGAAAGCTCTTTCCGTGGACTCAACGGATTTCGACGACTCTTGTTGGTATCTTCTTTCTACCGCCTCTCCGAGCACCGTTGTAGCTCATTTCAGGATACTGCTTCACATCCACCTTTGCAACTTGGTGAACAGCAAAAGTAAGGGCTCCACAAAAACATCCCAGTTCTTGGTCAATATCATGCAAAGTTTGTTCGAGATCATTCGGAAAGTCAAAAGGAAGTTTGAATCAGAAAGTGATTGTACActacaaagaaaaacagaCATTTTTCTAAAAAATTACTTGGATTCTTTCGACGAAGCGTTTCTTTCCCCCGTGTCGTCTCCACGGAGTGACAGATTTCCTGAACGATCAAATGTCACCTCCGAACAAATTCCTGTTCACTTTCAAAACGACCCCAACGCATCGGAAGATGAAATGGGAGACAAAGAAACAGAACAACAGACAGCGGATGTGGCAATTCGAAAAACAAAACCCACTTTATTTCAGACGCAAGATCATGCTCGAGTTTCGCGAATTATAGAATCATTAGGGCGGTCTGGAGTGCCATTTTCACGTGTTGCATATGGAGCCAGCAAAACAGATCGAATGCGCATCCAGGCTGAACTACACTGCGACCTTGTGAATTTatttgacgacgacgatacgaTTGCCACAATACAAACATTTAGAGGTGCAAATAGAAGTAATTCGCCGCATACAAGTGAAACGGTTGTGAGCTTAAAGGAGTCGTCGAAGAGCGGAAATATGACAGATGACAACAGCATTGTGcgatcatcgtcgtcgccgctcCGACCCAGAAAAGGTGAGACATTCCACGTGGATCAGTCAGATTTTGCAAAGAGGGTAAAATCTGTTGCACAGGTCATACTTGCACCATGCGTTGGTCCTTCTCTTGCCAATGCCTTTAAAACGGGTGCGCCAAAGTGGGCTAAAAATGAGACAGCCCATAAGTCAAAAAAAGTCGAAGCATTTAAACATGAAACACAGGGATGGCGCTCTCCTGGGACCGACGACGAGAGCGAAGGTACCAGTGGCATCACTGTCCAATTGGGCCCCGAGCTTGCTGTCTTCCGTGGCCAGCCCGACGGACCGATATTTGTCTTCTCGTTGCAAAATCACGAAAGCCAGAAGATCCCGGTCACAAGTGGGGATTACTTGTACGAGTCAATTATTGTCCTATGGCTGTGCGCATGGCTAGAGTTCGTTGATGGAAGGCTTGTAACATCGCTGGAAACTGCAAACTTTGCTAGCCGCCGCTTTCGTACCGTTCCAGTTCCTGTCTTTGATTCTTCCGCTAGCCCTAAGGCGACTGTCCTCTCCTTCTTCGCCCACATGGGTTTCCTCTTACCACTTTGCTTAAAATCGCTCATCTTGAGATACAGCATAGAGGTGTCGTCGATGTACCCTGCTTCGACGAGGGCGATAGTAGATCAAAGCCACATGGTCGTGCTTGAACCTTTCATTGAAATGCTTGTGAGAGGCTTATTGGGGAAAGCCCTTCACAAATTCGGGTCACCGACCGAACGAGCAAGCACTTTGCTCCACGCAATGGCTTCCGCCGATGAGATCCTCGACTTTTTGGTTGGTCTCTTGTCAATTATTCATCCCGAGCATATGCGGCTGTTACTGACAACGTATTTCAAAACACTGCGAGACTGCGAGACAGAACAGCTTGTGGATGGTTCTACAGAGGTCCGATTTGAATGGACCGAGGAATTCATCCATAGAGTTCACTGTTCTCGGCAGCTGCGTTTACATGCTGTTGAAAAACTTGCTACTTTGCCGTCATTTCTGTCCTTAAACTTTCCGCTGAACTGCGTAGATTATCATCATCAGAGACACGGGGGGAAAATGAGCTGGGTAGATCAGCATAAGGGATTCAGTGATGGAGAGCTTACAAGCAAAAAAGCTAATGACATCATTAGACTACCCGAAAGTGGCTGGCTTGCGTCGATCGTTATCAACGAGGGCCTAGCTGTTTGCTCTGTATCGTGCGAATCAGTCGTCGTCGAAGCGATGGCTCACGAAGAAGTCTCTCAGCATAAGACGTCCCAGATACAATTACTGGCAAACTCAACCCTTTTTACTCGACCGGGAGCAGCTTTTAAACGTAAAGACTTCCTAGTGTTCCAATCCATTGCAATCCACGCGATCATCTGCGTCTATGAATTGATCATTCGGCGGCATTCGATGGACCGGCGCTTTCAGACTGACTCACACCGGGAACGTATTGCTGCAGTGCTTGCTTCTCCTATTCTCGAAAGATCGGTCGCAAGCTCTCGCTGGCTCGCCAGAATGGGAGCTACGCACAAAATTCGAACAACATGGCTGTTATGCTTCGTCTATATACTGCAAGAAGCTCCCGAATCGTTACTAAGAGTTTTCGTTCGTCAGGCCTGCGATCCGAAG GATTTACGCATTCATCGTTTTATTCGTCTTCTGCGGCTTTGCAGCTCCACTTTTCAAAGTTGCATTGATATCCCGAAGCATTCTGCCTTTCCGTCTCACATTGGTCGAGGCATGGCGCCATGGCTACTGCAGGAAAGCTTTAATACAATTTGCGCTTCCATAATCATTGTTGTGGAGGAAGGGGCTTCTTTGTTTGCCCCGCATGAACGACGCAATATCATTGAAGGTATTTTGGATGTGCTTCTGCACGTTTTAGCAACCCCTCAGTCCTCAGTGACGCATCTCCGCGCCGTGGGAGGCGCACTTCAGACGCTGGATCTATTCGGGGCAGACATGTTCGTAGAAACCGCTGGGAACAATTTACAACACTGGATTAGAGTTATTCTGAATTTGATGAACAGTTCATCTCTCTCTGTTCGTTCAATTGCTGTGGACTTCATGGTTTCCCTACTCGGTGGTACGTTTGATTgctttggaaatgttgaCGACATTTGCTTGATCTTTGTTTCGGTGCTACCGGAAGTATGTGCTAGGGAAATAGCACTATGTAGCGTAAGCAATTTGATCGTGAACGCAGAAGATATTGCGAGAGCGCTGTGGCCACTTCGGCGCTCCATCGGTGACCTGGAAGACACAAGTCCTAAGGATGATTGCCGCATTGACCCTCAGCTGGCTCCAATACTGTCTGGTTTTTGTCGAGCTTGTCAGGCCATAGTTGACGGTGTATTGATCGAGATGAGACTGAAAGGGAGAGATTTGCAAGTTCTTGGCGCAGGAGTAGTCCAGGTGCCTCACCTTAGCACGGTGtttgatgccgacgaagagTCCCTATTTGAGGCAGCCAATTTCTTTGTCTCTGAAACAGCTCCAGTACAACGAATGCGCTGGCTACTGACACTTCGATCACTACAGGTGTCGAAAGGTCTATGGACGGAAGCGGCTGAAAGCCTTATTCTTTGTGCTCGAACTATATCGGATTCTCTTCCGCACCTCAAGAGTGTTTGGAGGCCTTCTCGATTCGTCTTTTGGTCGGACAGTCGACGATCACTATGGCTAGATACTATTGGAGAGGATTCGGGAATACCAGACGAGGGAAATTCTCAGGTAATGGATTTTGCCGATGGGTTTTTGGAACCGGACGATGTTTTTGGAGGTCATAGGAAGCCATCAAGTGGTAAACTACAGCAGCCTACGGTGTCGAACATGTGCAATGTCCTCATCCGAATCGTGAAGGAATCCGTAGATTTGTATATGAAGGAAGGAGGGATAGAGGAGTTGGCTTACAGCCAGCTGGAGTCACTGTTGAGAGCAGTAATGAATATCTTGGAGGTGCACAAAGTGAGGAATGGGATTCGCAAATTCGATCCGAGTGCGAGAAAGGGACATGCCGATTATGATGTCGTGCTTCGGAAAGTGGTGCTGAATATCAGAGCCGACTTGAAGATTCTAGTAGAGAGCATTCATCGAGCAGTACAAAAATCGCCCAGCGCTCCGGTCGCCAACATATCGTCCACGGCTCCTACCCAAGGTGCGTCCAATAAAGAATCAAGGAAGGCTTTGCTTTACGTATTTATGCGCCTGTACGGCAAAAAACCGCCCCGCTTCCAAGAAAGCACGACGATCCCAACATTTTTGGAGTGGGACATTCCTTGCGTTTGCCGTATACCAAAAGGTGTTACGGACAAAGTCTCAGACGAGGAAAGGAAGGAAGCCTCCAAAAAACTGTCGCTTTTATTCGCAGACGTCTATATTGCACACCTCCGGAAGGAATGCGGGCCTCACAAATTTGCCTTGTGCACGGAGCCTGGAGATTCGACTGCAGCTCGTGACGACGATACAACGTACCTTTGTATCTTTCCAGTTGATGCGAGCGCCAATCCTGAATTTACGGGACAGCATGGAATTCCTACGAAGCGATTTTTGTATCAGAACGGACCAAATATCAACAGTAGTTGGATGGAGCTAACGGTCGCGCACTCCTTTCCGTGTCCGGTCTCGCGTCAACGTGCGGTACTATCGACGGAACTGTATGCAATGTAG
- a CDS encoding 2,5-diketo-D-gluconic acid reductase A-like protein (Possibly an oxidoreductase (acting on CH-OH donors with NAD+ or NADP+ as acceptor); possibly catalyzes stereospecific reduction of 2,5-diketo-D-gluconate (2,5-DKG) to 2-keto-L-gulonate as a precursor to L-ascorbate (vitamin C) synthesis.), translating into RLPSLALGTMKLAKRSTSVVVSAALKKGIDAIDTAPTYNNEEEIGAALAHQKLKPFIIVKVPKRATLPAQVRDEVLLSLQKLGREFVDLILLHWPCDAIEADSLSSVWKELEHLQAKKYCHFLGVCNFSIDALRTLIPLCSPNGRPILNQIERHPLLPQWELLDFCARHGIQLQAHSPLGQGRSEVLEQHVVVDISKATGLSPAQVVLKWNLQHGIAVVTKSTSDAHLSQ; encoded by the coding sequence CGATTGCCCTCACTTGCTTTGGGTACTATGAAACTGGCGAAACGAAGCACATCGGTCGTCGTGTCTGCGGCGCTGAAGAAAGGCATTGACGCTATCGATACCGCGCCGACCTACAACAACGAAGAGGAGATTGGCGCTGCGCTCGCCCATCAAAAGTTGAAACCATTTATTATAGTTAAAGTTCCAAAACGAGCGACCCTTCCGGCCCAGGTGAGAGATGAAGTTCTGCTCAGTCTTCAAAAGCTCGGTCGAGAGTTCGTTGATTTGATACTTTTGCACTGGCCATGCGATGCTATTGAAGCAGATTCACTTTCAAGCGTATGGAAGGAACTCGAGCATCTTCAAGCCAAAAAATATTGTCACTTTCTGGGAGTTTGTAATTTTTCCATTGACGCCCTTCGCACCCTGATCCCACTATGCAGTCCGAATGGGAGACCTATTCTAAACCAAATCGAGCGTCACCCGCTGCTACCCCAGTGGGAATTGCTTGATTTTTGTGCTAGGCACGGAATTCAACTTCAAGCCCATTCACCGCTCGGACAGGGACGGTCAGAGGTATTGGAACAACACGTTGTCGTCGATATTTCCAAAGCGACTGGTCTTTCACCGGCACAGGTTGTCTTGAAATGGAACTTGCAACACGGTATCGCAGTGGTTACGAAAAGCACCTCTGATGCTCATTTATCCCAG